From the genome of Pseudomonas sp. gcc21, one region includes:
- a CDS encoding Wzz/FepE/Etk N-terminal domain-containing protein encodes MHEDIKKPTLRDNAGEMDLYELCTSLWKEKWLVLAVTALGLLLAVAYALLATPVYKTEATVIPPRQSDIAAFNLGRLSVTAAQGQSQNAVALSEYTADQVYSVFKRNLLSSSLRNAFFEQYYLPYIGVDMADEDTDARDNLRRDFAEKLIVSQPDQHGRPDYYQVVVELEDPHLAATWANEYVALAASNATHEMVNNVLSEVSIRSRVAERRIRGLRSLAQQQRLDRIARLREASAIASSLGIDQPQATVGRAFADSELAAFVEGDLMYMRGSRALQAELAILEARENDAPFIPELRELESQLAMLRGISVDEDAVSVFTLDGAAEVPETPVKPRKGLAILLGIALGGLLGVGIALLRISLRSSSAKARYVPRR; translated from the coding sequence GTGCACGAAGACATAAAAAAACCAACGCTACGCGACAATGCGGGCGAAATGGATCTATATGAGCTTTGCACCAGCCTCTGGAAAGAAAAGTGGTTGGTCCTCGCAGTGACTGCTCTCGGTCTTCTGCTTGCTGTTGCGTATGCTTTGCTGGCTACTCCGGTATACAAAACCGAAGCCACTGTCATTCCTCCCCGCCAGAGCGACATTGCTGCGTTTAATTTGGGCCGGTTGTCCGTCACTGCCGCTCAAGGGCAGAGTCAGAACGCTGTAGCGCTTAGCGAATACACGGCAGACCAAGTGTATAGCGTGTTCAAACGTAACTTGCTTTCCTCATCCCTCAGAAACGCCTTCTTTGAGCAATATTATTTGCCGTATATCGGGGTCGATATGGCAGATGAGGACACGGATGCACGAGACAATCTGCGCAGGGATTTCGCTGAAAAGTTGATCGTGAGCCAGCCCGACCAGCATGGGCGCCCAGATTATTATCAAGTTGTCGTCGAGCTGGAAGATCCCCATCTGGCAGCGACCTGGGCGAACGAGTATGTGGCTCTTGCTGCAAGCAACGCTACACATGAAATGGTCAATAACGTACTGAGTGAGGTGTCCATCCGGAGTAGGGTTGCCGAACGCCGGATTCGCGGCCTTCGCAGCTTGGCGCAGCAGCAGCGTCTGGATCGCATAGCGCGATTGAGAGAGGCATCTGCCATTGCGTCGTCACTGGGCATCGATCAACCGCAGGCTACCGTAGGTCGAGCGTTTGCGGACAGTGAGCTTGCCGCTTTCGTAGAGGGCGACCTGATGTATATGCGCGGATCCAGAGCCCTGCAGGCAGAGCTGGCGATACTGGAAGCCCGCGAAAACGATGCGCCGTTCATTCCTGAGTTGAGGGAGCTGGAGAGCCAGCTCGCCATGTTACGCGGGATCAGCGTGGACGAAGATGCCGTTTCGGTCTTTACCCTTGATGGTGCGGCTGAGGTGCCGGAGACGCCGGTGAAGCCGAGGAAGGGGCTGGCGATACTTCTAGGAATAGCTCTGGGCGGTCTCTTAGGGGTAGGGATAGCGTTGCTTCGCATTTCGCTCAGGTCCTCGTCAGCCAAAGCGCGCTACGTGCCACGTCGCTAA